The following are encoded in a window of Castanea sativa cultivar Marrone di Chiusa Pesio chromosome 9, ASM4071231v1 genomic DNA:
- the LOC142610896 gene encoding zinc finger protein ZAT5-like encodes MMMEAQEEVMGYKDHTQIIKGKRTKRPRLPSPLRLTMATTSSSGGVGGEGSSTGGVRIYDYSGGLERAVASPTTSVEFAESTEEEDMANCLILLAQGHSRKVSSSEPVATTNSDKAAAATAGSYAFQCKTCDRCFPSFQALGGHRASHKKLKANTEEKKLVMVMDEEDVHRFNGTSTTLSLQTANRVQCNSNNNKAKVHECSICGTEFSSGQALGGHMRRHRTFISSTATTMSVGASSPDQSLEAKKQKNDILQLDLNLPAPEDDQRADSKFSFMSKERVLVFSASSLVDCHY; translated from the coding sequence ATGATGATGGAAGCCCAAGAAGAAGTGATGGGGTATAAGGATCACACACAAATAATCAAAGGCAAACGTACCAAGCGCCCAAGGCTACCATCCCCACTTAGGCTAACTATGGCTACGACCTCATCTAGTGGTGGTGTTGGTGGTGAGGGTAGTAGTACTGGTGGTGTAAGAATTTACGATTATTCTGGTGGACTTGAACGTGCTGTGGCTTCTCCTACCACCTCAGTTGAATTCGCAGAAAGTACAGAAGAAGAGGACATGGCCAATTGTTTGATTCTTTTGGCTCAAGGACATAGCCGAAAAGTTTCATCATCAGAGCCTGTGGCTACAACAAATAGTGAtaaagcagcagcagcaacagccgGGTCATATGCGTTTCAGTGCAAGACTTGTGATCGGTGCTTCCCTTCGTTCCAAGCGCTCGGTGGACACAGAGCCAGTCACAAGAAGCTTAAGGCTAATACAGAAGAGAAGAAATTGGTTATGGTTATGGATGAAGAAGATGTTCATCGATTTAACGGTACTAGCACAACCCTTTCATTGCAAACAGCTAATAGGGTTCAGTgtaatagtaataataacaaAGCTAAGGTTCATGAGTGTTCGATATGTGGCACCGAGTTCTCTTCTGGCCAAGCCTTAGGGGGACATATGAGGCGGCATAGAACGTTTATTAGTTCAACTGCAACGACCATGAGTGTGGGAGCTAGTAGTCCTGATCAGTCTCTTGAagccaagaaacaaaaaaacgaTATTCTACAATTGGATCTTAATCTTCCAGCCCCAGAAGATGATCAAAGAGCCGATTCCAAGTTTTCATTCATGTCGAAAGAACGAGTCCTCGTcttctcggcctcttctttggTGGATTGCCATTACTAA
- the LOC142609504 gene encoding uncharacterized protein LOC142609504: MAVPGRRNGMIEYDDDVEENGLFEEEDLVELDDETPPHLRDLAAATELGDLEALRLALDNLTGSIDEPVEDGDTALHIACLYGHLPCVQLLLERGASLEAKDEDGAIPLHDACAGGYIEIAQLLLNFSNDSEIVKRMLESVDVEGDTPLHHAARGEHVDVIRLLLASGASPTNTNSYAKTPSELADQNTEARRILEAAAAAVASE; encoded by the exons atggcgGTTCCAGGAAGGCGCAACGGTATGATAGAATACGACGACGATGTAGAAGAAAACGGTTTGTTCGAAGAAGAGGATCTGGTTGAGCTCGACGACGAAACCCCTCCCCACCTCCGCGACCTCGCCGCCGCTACTGAGCTCGGCGACCTCGAAGCCCTCCGCCTCGCTCTAG ATAACTTGACTGGAAGCATTGATGAACCTGTGGAAGATGGGGACACAGCTCTCCATATTGCCTGTCTCTATGGCCATTTGCCCTGTGTCCAG CTACTTTTGGAAAGAGGAGCAAGCTTGGAGGCTAAGGATGAAGATGGTGCAATTCCTCTTCATGATGCTTGTGCAGGGG GATATATCGAGATAGCCCAACTTCTATTAAACTTTTCTAATGACTCAGAAATTGTAAAGAGGATGCTAGAATCAGTTGATGTTGAAGGTGATACT CCTCTCCATCATGCGGCAAGAGGTGAGCATGTTGATGTTATAAGGCTCTTACTGGCTTCTGGGGCTTCTCctacaaacacaaactcataTGCAAAG ACCCCAAGTGAGCTAGCTGATCAGAACACAGAAGCTAGGAGAATTTTGgaagctgctgctgctgctgtggCAAGCGAGTAG
- the LOC142609612 gene encoding ras-related protein RABE1c-like — protein MATRARADYDHLIKLLLIGDSGVGKSCLLLRFSDGSFTTSFITTIGIDFKIRTVELDGKRIKLQIWDTAGQERFRTITTAYYRGAMGILLVYDVTDESSFNNIRNWIGNIEQHASDNVNKILVGNKADMDESKRAVPTSRGQALADEYGIKFFETSAKSNLNVEQVFFSIARDIKQRLTETDSKAEPQTIKISKPDPAKGSTATAEWSTCCSP, from the exons ATGGCGACCAGAGCTCGAGCCGACTACGATCACCTAATCAAGCTTCTTCTCATCGGCGATAGTG GAGTAGGAAAGAGTTGCTTGCTATTACGTTTCTCAGATGGTTCTTTTACAACAAGTTTCATTACAACGATTGG GATTGACTTTAAGATTAGGACCGTAGAGCTTGATGGTAAGCGTATCAAATTACAAATATGGGATACTGCTGGCCAAGAACGTTTTCGTACAATTACAACAG CTTATTACAGGGGAGCCATGGGTATATTGCTGGTCTATGATGTAACAGATGAATCATCTTTTAATA ACATCAGGAATTGGATTGGGAACATTGAGCAGCATGCTTCTGACAATGTAAACAAAATATTGGTGGGTAACAAAGCTGACATGGATGAGAGCAAAAGG GCTGTCCCAACATCGAGGGGCCAAGCATTGGCTGATGAATATGGTATCAAATTTTTCGAAACG AGtgcaaaatcaaatttgaatgTGGAGCAGGTCTTCTTTTCTATAGCTAGAGATATAAAGCAAAGACTCACAGAGACTGACTCCAAAGCCGAG CCCCAGACTATCAAGATCAGTAAACCTGATCCAGCCAAGGGCTCAACTGCTACTGCGGAGTGGTCAACATGTTGCAGCCCATGA
- the LOC142609354 gene encoding ras-related protein RABC2a: MGSSSGQSSNYDLSFKILLIGDSAVGKSSLLVSFISNSVEDLSPTIGVDFKIKQLTVGGKKLKLTIWDTAGQERFRTLTSSYYRGAQGIILVYDVTRRDTFTNLSDVWAKEVELYSTNQHCVKMLVGNKVDIDSERVVSREEGIALAKELGCLFLECSAKTRENVEQCFEELALKIMEVPSLLEEGSTLVKRNILKQKPEYQAPSNGGCCS; encoded by the exons ATGGGATCGTCTTCAGGTCAGAGCAGTAACTACGATCTCTCATTCAAGATCTTATTGATCGGAGATTCTGCCGTTGGCAAAAGTAGTCTTCTTGTCAGCTTCATCTCCAACTCTGTCGAAGATCTTTCTCCCACCATTg GTGTGGATTTTAAAATCAAGCAGCTCACAGTCGGTGGGAAGAAATTGAAGCTCACAATTTGGGACACTG CTGGACAAGAGAGGTTCAGAACATTAACTAGCTCTTATTACAGAGGTGCCCAAGGGATTATTCTAG TTTATGATGTTACTCGGAGGGACACCTTTACAAACTTATCTGATGTATGGGCTAAAGAAGTAGAACTCTACTCGACTAATCAGCATTGTGTCAAGATGCTTGTTGGAAATAAAGTAGATATT GATTCTGAAAGGGTTGTAAGTAGAGAGGAGGGAATTGCGCTAGCTAAAGAGCTTGGATGTTTGTTTCTAGAATGTAGTGCTAAAACTAGGGAAAATGTGGAGCAATGCTTTGAAGAACTTGCATTAAAG ATAATGGAGGTTCCTAGTCTCTTGGAAGAAGGATCTACTCTAGTGAAGAGAAACATTTTAAAACAGAAACCGGAATACCAAGCACCTTCAAATGGTGGTTgttgctcttaa